Proteins encoded together in one Mycobacterium noviomagense window:
- the dinB gene encoding DNA polymerase IV, translating into MFVRSEASILHADLDSFYASVEQRDDPALRGRPVIVGGGVVLAASYEAKAYGVRTAMGGAQARRLCPHAVVVPPRMSAYTHASDAVFEVFRDTTPLVEAVSVDEAFLDVGGLGRVSGTPVQIAARLRADVRERVGLPITVGVARTKFLAKVASQEAKPDGLLLVPPDRELAFLGPLPVRRLWGVGAVTAEKLHAHGIETVADVAELSESMLASLVGQAMGHRLYALSRNIDQRRVTSGVRRRSVGAQRALGRSGMAMSPAEIDAVVITLIDRITARMRAAGRSGRTVGLRLRFADFSRVTRSRTLPWATSSTQTILAAARHLVAAAAPLIADRGLTLLGFAVSDIDRSGAEQLVLPFTTVELRPLAIDAAVDRVRRRYGKSALTRAVLVGCDPGLEMPHLPD; encoded by the coding sequence ATGTTCGTGCGGTCGGAAGCGTCGATCCTGCACGCGGACCTGGACTCCTTCTACGCGTCGGTTGAGCAGCGCGACGACCCCGCGCTGCGGGGTCGGCCGGTCATCGTCGGCGGCGGAGTGGTGTTGGCCGCCAGCTACGAGGCGAAGGCCTACGGCGTGCGCACCGCGATGGGCGGCGCGCAGGCGCGCCGGCTGTGCCCGCACGCCGTCGTGGTTCCGCCCCGGATGAGCGCCTACACACATGCCAGCGACGCGGTGTTCGAGGTATTCCGCGATACCACCCCGCTGGTCGAGGCGGTCTCGGTGGACGAGGCTTTCCTCGACGTCGGCGGCCTGGGCCGGGTGTCCGGGACACCGGTACAGATCGCGGCGCGGTTGCGCGCCGACGTTCGCGAGCGGGTCGGGCTGCCCATCACGGTCGGGGTGGCTCGCACGAAGTTCTTGGCCAAGGTGGCCAGCCAGGAGGCCAAGCCTGACGGATTGCTGCTGGTACCGCCCGATCGCGAGCTCGCATTCCTTGGTCCCCTGCCGGTGCGCCGGTTGTGGGGTGTGGGTGCGGTGACCGCCGAGAAGCTACACGCACACGGCATCGAAACCGTCGCCGACGTCGCCGAGCTCAGTGAGTCGATGCTTGCCTCGCTGGTGGGTCAGGCGATGGGACATCGGCTGTATGCGTTGTCCCGCAACATCGACCAGCGCCGTGTCACCAGCGGGGTACGTCGCCGGTCGGTCGGCGCGCAGCGCGCACTCGGCCGCAGCGGCATGGCCATGTCCCCCGCGGAGATCGACGCTGTCGTGATCACCCTGATCGACCGGATCACCGCCCGGATGCGCGCGGCCGGGCGCAGCGGGCGAACCGTCGGGCTGCGGCTGAGGTTCGCCGACTTCAGCCGGGTGACGAGGTCGCGGACCTTGCCGTGGGCGACGTCGTCGACGCAGACCATCCTCGCTGCGGCCCGCCACCTGGTCGCTGCGGCCGCCCCGCTGATCGCCGACCGTGGGCTGACACTGCTCGGCTTTGCGGTATCGGATATCGACCGCAGCGGCGCCGAGCAGTTGGTGCTGCCGTTCACCACGGTTGAGTTGCGGCCCTTG
- a CDS encoding TetR/AcrR family transcriptional regulator has translation MTTASPARASHSRRSTRPSGDDRELAILTTAERLLEERPLADISVDDLAKGAGLSRPTFYFYFPSKDAVLLTLFERVIVEADSALENMVANPPADIKTLWRSGINLFVETFSAHRAVSLAANAARSNKEIGDLWSRFMQKWVDHTATVIEAERARGAAPVTLPARDLSAALNLLNEKVMLSSFGDEQPSVPDEHLLETLVHIWVTSVYGEAG, from the coding sequence GTGACTACCGCCAGCCCCGCCCGTGCTTCTCATAGTCGGCGTTCGACGCGCCCCTCGGGCGACGACCGTGAACTGGCCATTTTGACCACGGCCGAACGTCTGCTGGAGGAGCGCCCGCTCGCCGACATCTCAGTCGACGATCTGGCCAAGGGAGCTGGGCTGTCCCGCCCGACCTTCTACTTCTACTTCCCGTCCAAGGACGCGGTGCTGCTCACCTTGTTCGAGCGGGTGATCGTCGAGGCCGACTCCGCTCTGGAGAACATGGTCGCCAATCCGCCGGCCGACATCAAAACCTTGTGGCGCAGCGGGATCAACCTGTTCGTCGAGACGTTCAGCGCGCACCGTGCGGTGTCGCTGGCGGCCAATGCCGCGCGGTCCAACAAGGAGATAGGTGACCTGTGGTCGCGGTTCATGCAGAAGTGGGTCGACCACACGGCCACCGTGATCGAGGCCGAGCGCGCCCGCGGAGCCGCGCCGGTGACCCTGCCCGCCCGTGATCTGTCGGCGGCGCTGAACCTGCTCAACGAGAAGGTGATGCTGAGTTCCTTCGGCGACGAGCAGCCGTCGGTACCCGATGAGCACCTGCTCGAGACTCTGGTGCACATCTGGGTCACCAGCGTCTACGGCGAGGCTGGTTAA